CTCCCGTTTCAATTCCTTATAGGTTCAATGAAAGCGCATACCGGAGGTAAGCACGCGTGGTTGTGGTACCGTTTCAATTCCTTATAGGTTCAATGAAAGATTTCAGGGCATCGCCCATATCGCGTAATTCCTTCAGTTTCAATTCCTTATAGGTTCAATGAAAGCCGTTTTACCGATACAGTAAATACAAGGGTTTTCGGGCCTGTTTGAGGTTAAAAACGACCACTTTTCTCGTCGACCTTCAGTTATGTAAAAAAACCGATAGGTTGACATGATGAATACAAATTGTTGTTTCTTAATGGGTTAATCCTCATACTACACCTGCCGATTAAATCTGGCATGGGTTATATTACCCTATTTGTCGTGGGTTGACAAATTCACTTGGAATACTTTTGCCGCGAATGAATGCCAATTGCTCAAATGATCAGGGCCATTTTACAGGGACACGGCACACCGTGTCCCTACGATAACATTCCGTAATCACAGTATGTTATCCACTGGCCTTTTTTCTGCCCCGACAATTTCCTTATCCAGCCATTTTTCATTCCTTGATTTGAATATAATAAGCGAATCCTCATCCTCTTCGTTCATTATTTTTTTCGCCCTGATCTTCAACTCTTCCAGTCGTGCCTCCGTAATCTCCCCTTCAAAAACCGAATTCTGGATATGATGGAGATAACTCCTGCAAAGTTTCAGCATCTTCCCGCATCTTTTCTGATCCACATCATACACAACAATAACGTACATA
This Candidatus Brocadia sp. DNA region includes the following protein-coding sequences:
- the cas2 gene encoding CRISPR-associated endonuclease Cas2 — protein: MYVIVVYDVDQKRCGKMLKLCRSYLHHIQNSVFEGEITEARLEELKIRAKKIMNEEDEDSLIIFKSRNEKWLDKEIVGAEKRPVDNIL